Within the Micromonospora citrea genome, the region TGGAGGCGGTCACCACCGTGCTCGGCCAGGGCGAACTGCTCGGCCGTGGCCGGGCCCTGGCCAAGGCGCTGGAGACCGTGCTGGTCGGCACCGAGCGCGGCCGGATCGCCCCCGGCACGCCCCGGTCCGGGCTCGGCCCCGCCGTCGAGGCGGAGCTGGCCGCGCTGCGGCTGCCCGACCCGGACAGCCCGAAGCCCCGCGAGGTCCGCCTGGATCCGCTGCGCACCGAGCTGGACGGGCGGCGGGAGATCCTGCTGCAGCGCCTCCAGGTCTGTGGCGTCGGCTACGGCGAACCGATCGCGGTGTCCGGCACCGGCGACGGCGCCGCCCTGACGACCCGCTGGCAACTCGCCTGGACGCCGTCCGTGGCGGCCCGGCTGGACCTGGTCGGCGTACGCGGGGTGACCGCGGCGCTGGCCGCGGCGGGCACCCTGCGGGAGCGTTTCCGCCGGGAGGCCGCCGACGGCGGTCCCACCGCCGCGCAACTGCTCACCGGCCTCCACGACGCCGCGCGGTGCGACCTGCCCGAGCTGGTCACCGACCGGCTCGAACTGGCCGCCGCGGTGCTGCCGGGCACCGGCACGCTCCCCGAGCTGCTGGCCGCGCTGGACCTGCTGGAGGCGCTGCGCCGGGAGCACCTGCCCGGCACCACCGCCGACGGCCGGGCGCGGGCGGCGGAGCTGGCCGTGCTGCTGCTGGACGCGGCGGTACGCGGGCTGCCCGGCCTGGCCGGCAGCGACGCCCCGGCCGACGCCGCCGCTCTGGTCGACCTCGCGGTGCGGGCCGGCGAGGACCGGATCGGCCTGCGCCTGGACGAGGCCCTCGACCACCTGGCCCGGGCCGGTTCGTCGCTGATCCAGGGCGCCGCCCTGGCCGCCCGGGTGCTGCTCGACCTGACCGACGTGGGGACCCTCGGCGCGCGGGTGGCCGGCTGGATCGACGCGGCGACCGGACCGGACACGCGGCGACACCTGCACCGGCTGCTCGCCGGTCTGCTCACCGCGGCCCACCCGCTGCTGCAGTCCGCGCCGGCCGCCCTGGACCCGCTGCTGGACCGGATCGAGCGGCTCCCCGACGCCGGCTTCCTGGACCGGCTGCCGGCGCTGCGCGGCGGGTTCGACGTGCTCACCCCGGCAGCCCGGGACCGGCTGCTGCACACCGTCACCGAACGGCTGGGCGACCGGCTCGACCTGAGCCTGTCCGCCCCGCCCGAGCTGCTGGCCCGCTGGGCGGCCGCCGACGCGGCCGGGCGGGCCGCCCTGGTGGCCCGCGACATCCCGATCCCGGGCACGTCGACCGACACCGACGCCCCCGCCCCGACCCACGCCGCGCACGGACCGGACGACCCGGACGCCCGGCTCACCCCCACGGACCGGTGGCGGCTGCTGTTGGGCCGCCAGCCCGACAACCTGCCCGCCGACGCCCGCCGCTACGCCCGTGCCCTCGACGAGCTGTACGGGGCCGGCCAGGGGGAGGGCGCCACCGATCTCGGCCAGGGTGTCGGCGGCGGCCAGGAGGCGTCCTTCCCGACGGCCCGCGAGTGGGCCGACGAACTCGAGGCGCTGTTCGGCACCGCCGTACGCGAGGAGGTCATCGCCCGGGCCGCCGAGACCGGCCGCACCGACGTGCTCACCGAGCTCGACCCGGCCGCGGTACGCCCCTCGATGGACCTGCTGACCTCGGTGCTGTCGCTGGCCGGTGGCCTGCCCGAGGGGCACCTGGCCAAGCTGCGGCCACTGGTCCGGCGGCTGGTCGAGGAGCTGACCAGGCAGCTGGCCACCCAGGTGCGCCCGGCGCTGACCGGGCTGACCAACCCGCGTCCGTCGTACCGCCCCGGCGGCCGGATCAACCTCGCCCGTACGCTGCGGGCGAACCTGGCGCACACCCAGCGGCTCGGCGACGGCCGGACGGTGGTGGTGCCGCAACGCCCGGTCTTCAACAGCCGCACCCGCAGGGAGGCCGACTGGCGGCTGGTGCTGGTGGTCGACGTGTCCGGCTCGATGGAGGCGTCGGTGGTGTGGTCGGCGTTGACCGCTGCCGTGCTGGCCGGGGTGCCCACCCTGTCCACCCACTTCCTCGCCTTCTCCACCGAGGTGGTCGACCTGACCGACCGGGTCGACGACCCGCTGTCGCTGCTGCTGGAGGTGCGCGTCGGCGGCGGCACGCACATCGCCGCCGGGCTGGCCGCCGCCCGCTCGCTGGTGACCGTGCCGAGCCGCACCATCGTCGCGGTGGTCAGCGACTTCGAGGAGGGCTACCCGCTGGCCGGGCTGCTCGGCGAGGTCCGCACGCTGGCGGCCTCCGGCGTGCACCTGCTCGGCTGCGCCGCGCTGAACGACAGCGGCGTGCCCTGCTACTCGGTGCCGGTCGCCGAGCAGCTCGTCGCGGCCGGGATGCCGGTCGCCGCTCTCAGCCCGCTCGAACTCGCCCGCTGGGTGGGCGACCGCGTACGCGGAGGATCACGTTGACGGACCGCACATCCACCGCCGTGGACACCGACCGGTTGCCGCCGGTGCTGCCGGGGGTCACCGCCGCGGCGGTGGCGGCCCTGCCGCCCCGGCTGCACCGGCGGCTGGACGCCACCGTCGAACGGCTGGCCGCTGTGCCGGTCGGCCGGGCCGACGGTGGCGTGTCGGTCGACTGCGGCCCCGAGGCACTGGTCACCCTGACGCCCGGTCCGGCCGGCGCGGTCACCGGCCCGGAGCAGGCGCGGTGCAGCTGCCTGCTGGCGCCGCGCTGCCTGCACCGCACCGCGGTCCTGGTCGCCTGCCCGGTCGCGGATCCGGCCGCCCACCCCGATCCGGCGTCCACCGCCGCGCCGCCCACCTCGGACGGCGCCGGCACGGTAGCCGGCCGGGTCGGGCGTGCCGGAAGGTCGGCCGCCACGGTCGGCCGGGCCGGCCGCGGCGCGGCGCCGACGAAGGCTCAGCGGGCCGCCGCCGGCGCGCTGTGGCGGGCGGCCGCCGCCGTGCTCGCGGCCGGCGTGCCGGCCGCCGGCGCGGTGCCGCAGGCCGAACTGCTGCGGGCCGCCCACGGCGCCCGGCTGGCCGGCCTGCCGCGGGCCGAGAGCGCCGCGCTGCGCACGGTACGTGGCCTGCGCGCGCACCGGGAACGGCAGAACGGCCACCGCCTCGCCGAACTGGTCGAGGTGCTGCACGACCTGCTGTACGTGACCGGCCGGCTGGCCGCCGGCGACGCCGACCCGGCCCTGGTCGGCATCCTGCGGCGGGCCTACCAGCCCGACGGCACGCTGGAGGTGTACGGCGTCTGCCGGGAGCCGGTGATCAGCGCGACCGGGTACGCCGGCGTGGTCACCCACCTGGTCGCCGCCGACGGGCGACAGCTCTCCTTCGGCGACGTGCGACCGGGCGGCCCGGACCGGGCGCGGGACTGCGCCCGGGCGGTCACCGAGATGGGCGCGGTCGCGGTCAACCACGCGGTGCTGGCCCGCGGCGGCCTGCGGATCACCGGCACCACCGTCTCCCCGGACGGCCGGCTCGGCGCCGGCAAGGGCGTCCGGGCCACCCCGCTGACGGCGACCGACTGGTCCACCGGGGCGCTGGCGGCGCTGTTCGCCCGCCCGCTCGCCGAGGTGGTGACCGCCCAGCTCGCCACCGAGGATCCGGAGGACCCGGCCCGGGCGGGGACCGCGCTGCTCGGCTGCGACCTGGTGGTGGTGGGCGCCGCCGGCGACCAGGTGCTGGCCCGCGAGCTGGCCCCGCCCACCGCCCTCGGAGCGGACCGCGCGCCGGTGGCGGACGGGCCGGTGATCCGGCTGGCGCCGGTCGACTCCCACCCCACGCTCGCGCACGTGGCCAACCTGCGGCGGCTCGCCTCCCGGCCGGGCCTGCGGATCCGGGTGGTGGGCCGGCTGGACCCCGACCGGGCCAGCACGCTGCGACCGCTGGTGGTCGGCCCGGTGCCCGACGCCGCCGCGACGCTGCGGCTGCCGGCGGACTGGCACGGCCGGGCCGACCTCGGCTACGACGAGATCCAGGGCGGGCACCTGCCGCCGCGCGACCCGGCGGCGACCACCGAGTCGGTGGTGGGCGCCGACGCCGTCGCGGAGTCGCCGCTGTGGCGGGTTCGTCGGCTGGTGGAGTTGGCCGTCTCCGGCGGTCGTCGCGCGGTCGCCGAGGCGGCTCGCGGAGACGGCGCGGGGCTGACCGGTCCGCTGCGCCGCGCCGGCTTCACCACCGCCGCCGCGGTGGCCGCCGCCCTCGCCGACGAGTCCGATCGTGGTGGCCGTAACGCCTTCGGCCGGCGTACCGATCCCGACCAGGACCGGTACGCCTGGGCCTGGCTCGCCGCGACCGCCCATCTCGCCGCCGCCGAGCGGGAGCTGGTCCGGTCCTCCTGGACCGCCCCGCCCGTAGGCTGACGGCGAGCAGGGTGGGCTCGCTGCGGCAGCGGTGAGCCGACCGCCGGCAGCGGGGGTGTTCGCGGCGCCCGACTGGCTTCGTGCCTTGCGGGAGCCGTTCACCCCCGCTGTCGGCACCGGTCCGACGGAAGACGTGTGGTCTCGGTCGCCATCTCGTCGAGCGGGGTGAGGGTGGCACGCGCTCAGTGCGGCGACCGGGCGTACCGCCTCCGTTCGGCTGCCGGCGTCGACGCGTCCCGGGCGGCGTCCCGACGGCGTGCCAGCAGGTCCTCGGCGATGAGCAGGCCGGCCGGGACGAGGCCCAGCAGGAAACCGCTGGGACCGATGAGCAGCGCGCAGCCGGCCGCCCAGCCGCCCAGCGCCCAGCCGGCGTAGGCCGGCGCGCGCTCGCCGCGCCGCCCCAGCCGCACCACCAGGAGGCCCAACAGGACCAGGGGGACGACGAAGCTGCCGGGCAGGGCCCAGAACACGGACAGGGACGCGTCGCCGCCCTCGCCCGAGCGCAGCCCGCCGGAGAGCCACTCGTCCCAGTGGGGGTGGGGCAGGAAGACGACGGCGTGCAGGACCCCGATGGTCGCCAGCGACCATCCGGCGGCGACGGTCAGTCTCTTCTTGATCATGCCCTCAGCCTGCGCCTTCCGCCGGGGCCACGCCTCCCCCGGGAGAGCGGCCCTCCTCCCTCTGCGGAGGGACCGCGCGCCGGGCGGGGCGGCGCTCGTACGACCGAGGGACGCGCCCCGACGCGCACGAGCCGCCGGTGGCGCCGAACCACGGCGCCGACCTGGTCGGGGCCGGCGCCGCGGCGGTTCAGCGCAGCTTGCGGAAGAACTCCCGGATGTCGCCGACGAGCAGGTCGGGAGCCTCCATGGCGGCGAAGTGGCCGCCACGGTCGAACTCGGACCAGTGCACGACCGTGTGTTCCCGCTCGACGGCGCGTCGGATCGACACGTCCAGGGGAAACACCGCGACCCCGGTCGGCACCGTGGAACGCTCACTCGCGCTCCAGGCTCCGGCGTGCGCGGTCTCGTAGTAGCTGTTGGCCGACGACCCGGCGGTGCCGGTCAGCCAGTACAGCATCACGTTGGTGAGCAGCAGGTCCCGGTCCACCGCGTCCTCGGGGAGTTCGGCGGCCGGATCGGTCCACTCCTTGAACTTCTCGACGATCCAGGCCAGCTGCCCGACCGGCGAGTCGTGCAGCGCGTGTGCCAGGGTCTGCGGCCGACTGATCTGGATCATCACGTAGCCGCTCTGCTCGGTGTGCAGGTATTCCAGGTGCGCCAGCCGCGCCCGCTCGGCGTCGGTCAGCTCCGCCGCCTCATCGGAGTCGATCTGGGTGAACGCGGAGAGCCCGTTCGCGTGCACGCCGACGACCCTGTCGGGGTTGAGCCGGCCGAGCC harbors:
- a CDS encoding DUF5682 family protein; this encodes MTAPASTSPGAAPPVAAPAAVDATTADPRAVVDALAGSARPYLIGVRHHSPALAAVVPALLDAAGAEVVCVELPVDFQRWLPHLSDPAARAPLALVGSHGTDGPMGFYPFADFSPELAAIRWARQRGVEVVCCDLPLADPGWAADADPTADADPAAGAAPAAGGGPGPDAGGSTPGPRRSYAAALSASGTGRDGDDLWDRVVEVRAPGCAPEAIRRAALGVGWAMRTDSAGGDGVPARDLARERHMRRVLAEAGADGRRVAAVVGAFHAPALLAAGPSDAAGSTVAAGSTVAAASTAAASTDAPASTDAAGSIAAASTRTVAAPPARAVPGRAESADGGGTAVTSLVPYAFDLLDSRSGYPAGIRDPRWQQSVLAADGDPERIRAAAARAVTDLCRELRAAGHTAGTGEAAETVRLADDLARLRDLPAPGRGEVLEAVTTVLGQGELLGRGRALAKALETVLVGTERGRIAPGTPRSGLGPAVEAELAALRLPDPDSPKPREVRLDPLRTELDGRREILLQRLQVCGVGYGEPIAVSGTGDGAALTTRWQLAWTPSVAARLDLVGVRGVTAALAAAGTLRERFRREAADGGPTAAQLLTGLHDAARCDLPELVTDRLELAAAVLPGTGTLPELLAALDLLEALRREHLPGTTADGRARAAELAVLLLDAAVRGLPGLAGSDAPADAAALVDLAVRAGEDRIGLRLDEALDHLARAGSSLIQGAALAARVLLDLTDVGTLGARVAGWIDAATGPDTRRHLHRLLAGLLTAAHPLLQSAPAALDPLLDRIERLPDAGFLDRLPALRGGFDVLTPAARDRLLHTVTERLGDRLDLSLSAPPELLARWAAADAAGRAALVARDIPIPGTSTDTDAPAPTHAAHGPDDPDARLTPTDRWRLLLGRQPDNLPADARRYARALDELYGAGQGEGATDLGQGVGGGQEASFPTAREWADELEALFGTAVREEVIARAAETGRTDVLTELDPAAVRPSMDLLTSVLSLAGGLPEGHLAKLRPLVRRLVEELTRQLATQVRPALTGLTNPRPSYRPGGRINLARTLRANLAHTQRLGDGRTVVVPQRPVFNSRTRREADWRLVLVVDVSGSMEASVVWSALTAAVLAGVPTLSTHFLAFSTEVVDLTDRVDDPLSLLLEVRVGGGTHIAAGLAAARSLVTVPSRTIVAVVSDFEEGYPLAGLLGEVRTLAASGVHLLGCAALNDSGVPCYSVPVAEQLVAAGMPVAALSPLELARWVGDRVRGGSR
- a CDS encoding DUF6463 family protein; this encodes MIKKRLTVAAGWSLATIGVLHAVVFLPHPHWDEWLSGGLRSGEGGDASLSVFWALPGSFVVPLVLLGLLVVRLGRRGERAPAYAGWALGGWAAGCALLIGPSGFLLGLVPAGLLIAEDLLARRRDAARDASTPAAERRRYARSPH
- a CDS encoding epoxide hydrolase family protein — its product is MENNSEIRPFTIDIPQADLDDLRDRLARTRWTTDLPGVGWSRGVPASYLKGLAEYWRDGYDWRVHERRLNAYPQFTTEIDGQNIHFLHVRSPEPDALPLILTHGWPGSIAEFLDVIGPLTDPGAHGGAPEDAFHLVVPSIPGSGFSGPTVEAGWDTNRVTRAFAELMDRLGYDRYGAQGGDTGAVVSPGLGRLNPDRVVGVHANGLSAFTQIDSDEAAELTDAERARLAHLEYLHTEQSGYVMIQISRPQTLAHALHDSPVGQLAWIVEKFKEWTDPAAELPEDAVDRDLLLTNVMLYWLTGTAGSSANSYYETAHAGAWSASERSTVPTGVAVFPLDVSIRRAVEREHTVVHWSEFDRGGHFAAMEAPDLLVGDIREFFRKLR